The Arachis ipaensis cultivar K30076 chromosome B05, Araip1.1, whole genome shotgun sequence nucleotide sequence CTTTTTATATAATAATCAACAATACATTGGAATATTTTCAATTAATAAAANNNNNNNNNNNNNNNNNNNNNNNNNNNNNNNNNNNNNNNNNNNNNNNNNNNNNNNNNNNNNNNNNNNNNNNNNNNNNNNNNNNNNNNNNNNNNNNNNNNNNNNNNNNNNNNNNNNNNNNNNNNNNNNNNNNNNNNNNNNNNNNNNNNNNNNNNNNNNNNNNNNNNNNaatatattttattttattttttcaaaaaaagggtcatatatattatatactttCCATATTCGAAATCTCTAACcatgaaaataagaaaacatcTCACCTTTAAAATGTAGAATTTAGAAAGCAGAGTCTAAATTATATGGAGGAACAATAGTATTATATGTTTTGTGTACATATGATTCTCACATGGGATGTGACATAAGACATTAAATTAAAGTACAACATATGTATATACATACATAGTAATCTTCACAATAAAACAAACATATGATATAATATGATATGTGTCATGCTTCATTCTTGTGAGATGTTGCCTTGCTAGCTAGAAACCTCCATTAATTTCTAAAGCTTAAGGGGTCCCATATTGCATGTGATGTGTAATTTTCCTAAGTTATATATGATACTATGAtatataaagttttttttttttttattagaagaTTGAAATAATTGAAATTGTTATATGCGCATTATAATTAGAAAGAGAATCAAAATAATTAGGCTATATATGAATTAATAAACTAACTTAAAACTTCAACTCAACAGAAAAATAACGTATATATATGGTGTAAACTCATGTATAATTATCTTTACGTTAAGTTtatgattaaaaattattaaataagtttaattaaattatcattaattatcaatttttaCTNtccctcaaaaaaaaaaagaaaaaagaaaaaagagaaaagcttattctatttcaaatatatatataggtgTTAACCTTGTTGAAAGTGCACCTATTTTGACTGGAGTCTTCCAAAGGCACATGGGTGGAATTGACTTTATGAGAAATGAGAAATCAAAGACGGGCTAATTTTCAAAATTGTTATTCTTTTCTTCAACTTATTAATTATTACTCTCTTAAATTATTTACCAAAATATGAAAGCACGTTTCAATAAAAAACAAcagtaaaaatattatataatatatatatacatattgtttaattcatttttaatctctattattttataatttacatGGTTTTCTCTTCATCACTTGTAAAAAGTTTGTGGAGATTTCAATTTGTACGCGTCAAAATAAAAGGTACATCTAAGGAAGGTATGAAGCTAACAAACAACAACAAAGATTcgataaaaaaaaagatgaagtTTTAATTATGTTAATTAGTAAATTTACGGTAATGGTTAAAATTTCCAAAAGATAATGAATAGGTTAATTTTTCGAGTATATTGTATAATTGAATCTATATTGAAAAATGCATGAACTTACCTCGATGCACCCTTCTTCTAAAAAATTCATAATTGTGTTAATAATGGGAGTTTAGTAAGGTATGGCTTTTCTTTTTAATacattacaaaagaaaaaaaataaacaaatgctATAATAATTTCAAACAACGAATAAATCTTataattttaaatcaaaacaacgatgaataaataagaaaattataaaatcacATTGGTCATATATCTTATCACAATAATCATAAAAGAATTAGATTATAAATTAGATGATTTATTAATGATAAATTGATAGCTTGTAgcaacaaatttttatttttgctatAAATAACTGTGTANNNNNNNNNNNNNNNNNNNNNNNNNNNNNNNNNNNNNNNNNNNNNNNNNNNNNNNNNNNNNNNNNNNNNNNNNNNNNNNNNNNNNNNNNNNNNNNNNNNNNNNNNNNNNNNNNNNNNNNNNNNNNNNNNNNNNNNNNNNNNNNNNNNNNNNNNNNNNNNNNNNNNNNNNNNNNNNNNNNNNNNNNNNNNNNNNNNNNNNNNNNaaaaagaaaaaaaaaaaaaacatttatgTTTAGCTTGTAGTTGGCTAACATTATTATAGTATATATATTCCAAAAGCACAACATTTTGGATTTTTGTGGGGGGttcaaatttcataaaaatttacaAGTTGACAATAACTTAGGGACAACGCAAAACCATTGGTCCAAAATGTTTGGTTACTTGAGGAAATCAAATTTCTTAATCACCTTGTGGTCCATTAAGAATTTAATTATTGATTAATGNNNNNNNNNNNNNNNNNNNNNNNNNNNNNNNNNNNNNNNNNNNNNNNNNNNNNNNNNNNNNNNNNNNNNNNNNNNNNNNNNNNNNNNNNtaataacaaataaaaaaaattaattttaaataaaaatatttcaaatttataaTATTAACATGTATCGATAGAGTAATATATATCATATATGTTTGCTTTGTTTCAAAGAGCTATTCAAATGAAAGGAAATAACATTAGTCGGTGCTATTAAATAATAAGAAGAACAAAAAGGTTAATCCTCTAATAATAGAAAAAAGGGTATAATTTTTTTAAGAGTAAATGTTCTTTTCGGTTTTTAATTATTTGTTCGATGGattttttacttttgaaaaatttaaacaCCCAAATTGGTACCTATCTACTTTGATATATGTACGTTTCAGTCCCTGGTTAGGGATCGAAAAGGATATTTATTCAAAGTAGATAGGGATTGGAACGTACATATATCAAAGTAGATAGAGATTGATTTGAGTGTTTAAATTTCTTAGAGAATAGAAAATCCATCCAATAAATTAAATGATTAGAAACCAAAAaagacatttatttttttttttaatgatttgaTGTAAATGTGTGAATATCATCCTCTTCAACAATGACTCAACCCCAACTTCtccaaagttttttttttcattattttttggtttttcaaCTCCGCGTTGGGTCCCTTCACTGAAATCTAGGGTCCATTATTTTCTTAATTCCGATTATGTattgttatttattattattttccccTCTTAATGCTTTcctactattttaatttttgtcaCATCTCCAATGCACTCACTTGTCTAaccagttattttattttatgtaagTTTAATTAGCACTATATAGTAGCCTTTTTGGTTAAGCTGATTTAACCTCATTTTATTGGTTGATTTATGTCATTCTAGGGATACTTAATAGTTAAATGTTATATAATAAATCCTTTAAAAGGGAACCAATTATATGCTAACGTGATTCTTGCATTCATGGTCATGATCATGATCACATTTTCATTTTTGTTAATCTAATGTGGTTAAGTAGGGCATGAGGTAAGATAGAAATAATGACAGTGCTATATGTtttcttataattaattaaattaatgagATATTGAAAAAAAGGTGTTGGATCCATATGGTCCAAATCCACAATATTTGTATGCTTCTGATATTTTACTAATCACTTAATTTGCTTGTTTAATATATGGTGCCACTGCCTAATGTTAGTTAGAAAGGGTTTTAATGAATCTTAGTAACAAAAAGTAAAGCATCTTTTGAAGTGGCACAACTAGGATTGGCATGAAAATGCAGACCACAAATTAAAGAATTTGAGCCAACTTTGTCCAATTAGATTTTGGGTGGTCGTGAGAAGCTCTTGATTCCAAAATTAAGTGagataatataagataaaaaGACACTATATTTAACTCAAGATTTAAAATAGTAAATTAATGGATTTTTTATCTTATAAACTTCTCactcttttttgttttatttgataTGGGACTAATTTGATACACTATTCACACTTACTACATTAACATTGGATGACTATATAAGTAACTTAGACAAAATTTGTcttttttattctattatttatctcatttagaatataaatattttatttattaatatattttctttGATAAACCTTCTAGTTAATTTTACTATCGTAGAGTTTGAGATCATGGAACTATAATTGTTCTTTCttatcaaataaaatatattcatAATGAAGTCGTTTATACGATAAATAAAATAagggataagtacgattttggtccctcacgttgagggtcagaatcgaaatcgtccctcgtGTATATTTTGATCCTTAaagtcaaatttaaatttaaaatcgtcctttataACATTTTCGGACGTAAATGCCCTTGCGTCGTTATCAGGCAGTTATGACCACTGAAAacaattataaatatatatatatatgtatagaaaattaaaatgaatgGAAAAGTTTAACAAGTATACATTGAATTGAAAGGAAGAAAGGGTAAAGTATCGTGGAAGCCACTGTTGCAGAGCAGACATCACTGTGGAGGACCTGCTGGAGGGAGAATGCCATGGCTGCACAAAGCTCAACCTCGTTTCGTAGCAGGACTTCGTCATATGGTAGGCTGCTACTTTGTTCCCATGGTGAGAAGCCAGTGTTGCGAATCTCAGGGACCAAGGAGAACCCAGGTCGCAGATTTTGGGGTTATGTCTACTTCGaggtttattttgttacttttccTCTGAATTGGGTCTGTTGGGTGATGGAATGGTGGATGATCTTGGTGGGTATGTGCAGGTGCAACAAGGCTGCAATTTCTTTCGTTGGGCAGATCCAGAGACAGAGGTGGAACATTCAGAAGTTGTTAGAATAAGGAAGAAACTTTCGATGATGAAATCAAGAACCAAAATGGCAGAGTGGAAGCTGAAGGTCATTGCAGTGTTAGGGTTTTTTGGGTGGGTTGGGTTTCTTTGTTTGTTGTTGCAGAGTTGATCTAAAGCAACGCAACAGTGTGTAATTCCATTGAACCTAGTATGAAACATGTGTACATGTATTCTGCTGTTGTTATTGTTGGTGAATTGGGTTAGGGTTTATCTATTAGGGGGGTTCCTGATTGTGTTATGTTGAATCTATTTCAACATGTATATATGATTGTTTTGTAAGCATGGTTGGATAATGAAATGAGATTGAAACTTTTTCTTGGCACAATCATGAGTTCAATTACTAATCAATAACATAACAGTGTCATTAAAATGGTAAATGTCTGAATACATGATAAGCATAAGCAGAGTGTTTGACATTAACAGAACCTTAAAAGAAACTTAACTCAAAATAAAGTAACCATCAAAAGGATTGGCTGGGAAGAAACCAATAATTCAGTACAAGAGTTTGACCAGAACCTTAACAAGCAAAACATAAGCAACAAAAAGTAACCAACAAGTTCACACTGTTTAACCAGAACCTTAACACaaacttaaaacaaaataaaccaacATCCATGGTATATAACTATGACACATTGATGCTAAGTGTTGTCATTTTCCTAAAGCAATTCTCATTTTCTTGGAGGCAACTTTGTCATTAACTTCAGCTTCCTGGGAGAAACACGAGGTCCTCCAGTAAGGCTGACAGAGAAGTGCCCAATGAGTTGGCTTGAAGCTGTGACAATGGATGGCTGAGATGCTGGAAGAGTTGTGGTGGTTGGCTGTGATGAGGATGCAGAAGGTGCTGAGGTTTTTGGGCTTGCAATCCTCTTGGGTGGTGGATCATGTTGGGCTGAAGATGTGGACTTGGTGGTCCCCTTAGGCCTGTCTCTAGGCCTTTTTGATTGTGTTACAGTGTTGGAATGGGCTGAAGTTGGTGGCTGTGTTGCTGAGGCAACTTTTCTCTTGACAGTGAGCTTAGGAGTGGGCTGTGTAGATGCAATTTTTTTTCCTCCCTTAGCAGCAAGAGGGTTTGACTTGTTGCTTCCCCTGGCTTACTTGCCTTTGCTTAGATTCTTGGAATTTTGGGCCTATGAAACAGTTGCAGTTAATATAGATGAACATAAGGTTTAATGAAAAATCTGAGACAAGCAATGTAAAACATTAATCAACATACCTCATTCTCAATAGGTTTAGGGCATCTGCTCTTATTATGTCCAACAACACCACATATAGAGCACTTTTCTTTCTCCCCCTTCCTGGACATGTGAATGTGGCTGCTCTGTTCTTCATCTCCAAcaaattgttttcttttttgaCTGGCCTGTGACTAGGCCTTCTGTATGGGGGAGGCATCACATCAGGATGTGGGGTAATCTCCCATAGATCAGGTCTGTTCAATGGGTATATTACTGCTTCGTAGCACTTCAGGTATGTTTCTCTCTTGTAACAGTCGGCCACATAAGGTTCCAAGCCAAATCCCTTGAACTTGATGCAGCTAATCGCATGGACACAGGGTATACCACTCAACTGCCACCTTCTACATGAGCACTCAAAGGATCCTAAGTCAACAGTAAACTTATCTAACCCACTCACAACCTCATATTTTTGAGCTGCAGACCAATATGGCCGCCATTCTCCAACAGATCTAGACCTCCTCTCCAACTTGATTCTAATCctaggtaagattgtccctgcATAGTTCTGAGCCAGATCCCTATTCTCTGCCCACCTAGTCATTAGTTTAACCCTGATCTCCTCTAACATTGTAAGTATAGGTTTCTCTAACCACAACGAAGGGATATTCTCCTGCACATAACCAAACTGCCTTAACTCTGCATAGGCTTCAAATACGGACCACCGATCACCATCAATCTCTTCTATCATTGTTGTTTCTCCCCCCATATACTGTAACGGCCCATTCCGATAGGTAAACAACTTCCCCCATAGTAGACTTTTAGTTTAAAGTACACAATTGTCTTCTCCAACAACCTACAATGCCATATCacagaaatagaagaaaaaataaaaaaataaaccgCACAGTGATGTTTATCCCTAATCTCAGTAAACAGTTAAACATACCTGAATGCATGTGAATGACCTTGCCTTCCAATGAACCAGACTCGACTTCGATCTTCAGTCCAAGAACACCTTCTGTCATTTCAGATTCTTACTTAAGGCACGGTGCAACTACATTGGTGAAGTGAAACGTTCTGATTAGTTTTGGTGTTTACGTTGAGGGTTTGGAAGCATATGAAGGGGTGAAGTGTTTTGCGCGTAACACTTTAAGGTCAGAAGGGTACTGTCGTCTTTTAAAAAAAGTTTACACTGTAAAAgacgattttaaatttaaatacgaCTTTTaggatgattttaaatcaaaatatacacGAGGGAcaatttcgattctgaccctcaacgtgaggaccaaaatcgtacttatcccataaaataattaatataactcAAATCTATTATCCATTCATATTATGAATTTTTGTAATTGATTATATTATTTACGTAGACATACATTTActgacaattatatatttttcCTAAGGTATTTGTATTTTTCTTACGCGAATTTTGTTAAAGGCactaattataaattataattaaatggtTTGGTGGGGGTAAGTGTAAGTATTCTATCAAAAGTCAAAACTGAAAgctatttattactatttttttttggtgactatttattactatttttaaACATGCATCAActataaataaagcaaaaataaggagaaaaaaaaaTCTCATTCGTTCTTACATTATTCTCTAACGTACTACTATTGAGAATGAATTATTTAAATTAGAAAATTCATTTAATTATGTTGAATATATatagaattttattatttattagatTTGTTTAAAAGTTTTTGTTACCAACTACTCTATAAATCAATGGTAAAAATTGAGACACGAAATGGACACACAAATTTTGTAACGAAGACAATTTTTTCAGATTACTATCTCTATACCTTTA carries:
- the LOC110271666 gene encoding uncharacterized protein LOC110271666, yielding MGGETTMIEEIDGDRWSVFEAYAELRQFGYVQENIPSLWLEKPILTMLEEIRVKLMTRWAENRDLAQNYAGTILPRIRIKLERRSRSVGEWRPYWSAAQKYEVVSGLDKFTVDLGSFECSCRRWQLSGIPCVHAISCIKFKGFGLEPYVADCYKRETYLKCYEAVIYPLNRPDLWEITPHPDVMPPPYRRPSHRPVKKENNLLEMKNRAATFTCPGRGRKKSALYVVLLDIIRADALNLLRMRPKIPRI
- the LOC107641574 gene encoding uncharacterized protein LOC107641574, producing MAAQSSTSFRSRTSSYGRLLLCSHGEKPVLRISGTKENPGRRFWGYVYFEVQQGCNFFRWADPETEVEHSEVVRIRKKLSMMKSRTKMAEWKLKVIAVLGFFGWVGFLCLLLQS